One genomic window of Salvia miltiorrhiza cultivar Shanhuang (shh) chromosome 4, IMPLAD_Smil_shh, whole genome shotgun sequence includes the following:
- the LOC131023464 gene encoding uncharacterized protein LOC131023464, whose product MADKRKKANLTEIERNNVAQWLLQNSKEFKLRYGAKKEAAAMFNIDVRTVWRLWTAARAQKMMGRPVQLVSMKKGSTHSDKKVIDVEKVKQLSVLERSTIRKMANKLEVSKSLVGVWIKEKKIRAHTNAIKPLLTQQNRLSRLTWSLSQLSAISANGRIKFQPMYNTIHIDEKWFYLTKTSDRYYLLPDEIEPYRACKSKRFIEKIMFICVVSRPQYDNEGKMIFDGKFGIFPFTTVVPAVRNSKNRMRGTMETKPIQAITKEVSKDVFINQIIPTIKAKWPRGASRHIIIQQDNAKPHIKGSDPDFVAAATLDGFNIQLICQPPNSPDTNVNDLGFFRAIQSLQDDKLAHCVDDLLKNVKDAFEELEPHKLNNVFLTLQGCYHEIIKCRGNNNYKIPHINKERLSRLGVLPECLEVEEQLVRDCLEELRQQQTEQGTIYNLDQLVEGLQQVVLND is encoded by the exons ATGGCAGACAAACGAAAAAAGGCCAACTTGACAGAAATTGAGAGAAACAACGTTGCACAATGGCTTCTCCAAAACAGCAAGGAATTCAAGCTTCGGTACGGCGCGAAGAAAGAGGCAGCAGCTATGTTCAACATCGATGTGAGGACGGTTTGGCGACTGTGGACAGCAGCACGCGCACAAAAAATGATGGGAAGACCTGTACAACTCGTTTCAATGAAGAAGGGATCAACACATAGCGATAAAAAGGTAATCGACGTGGAAAAAGTAAAGCAACTATCCGTTCTAGAAAGATCAACTATAAGGAAAATGGCAAACAAGCTTGAAGTTAGTAAAAGCTTGGTTGGTGTTTGGATAAAGGAGAAAAAGATTAGAGCACATACCAATGCAATTAAACCTCTTCTAACACAGCAAAATAGATTAAGTAGGCTCACTTGGAGCCTTAGTCAATTAAGTGCAATTAGTGCAAATGGAAGAATCAAATTTCAGCCTATGTATAACACAATACACATAGATGAAAAATGGTTTTATTTAACCAAAACATCGGATAGATACTACCTGCTGCCAGATGAGATAGAGCCTTATAGAGCATGCAAATCTAAGAGATTTATTGAGAAAATCATGTTCATTTGTGTTGTTTCAAGGCCACAATATGACAATGAAGGTAAAATGATTTTTGATGGTAAGTTTGGGATATTCCCATTCACTACGGTGGTGCCGGCAGTTAGGAACAGCAAAAACAGAATGAGAGGCACGATGGAAACAAAGCCGATCCAAGCAATCACAAAGGAAGTGAGCAAAGATGTTTTCATCAACCAA attattccaacaattaaggCCAAGTGGCCTCGTGGTGCAAGTAGGCATATAATTATACAACAAGACAATGCGAAGCCCCACATTAAGGGTTCAGACCCTGACTTTGTAGCTGCTGCCACATTAGATGGATTTAACATCCAACTGATATGCCAACCACCGAACTCGCCGGATACAAATGTGAATGATCTAGGGTTTTTCAGAGCAATTCAGTCCCTACAAGATGACAAGTTGGCTCATTGTGTAGATGATTTGCTCAAGAACGTGAAAGATGCATTTGAAGAGCTTGAGCCACACAAGTTAAACAACGTTTTCCTCACACTACAGGGTTGCTACCATGAAATCATTAAATGCAGGGGCAACAACAACTACAAGATTCCACATATCAATAAGGAAAGACTCTCAAGACTTGGAGTTCTCCCAGAATGTTTGGAGGTAGAAGAACAGCTTGTAAGAGACTGTTTGGAAGAGTTAAGACAACAGCAAACTGAACAAGGCACAATCTACAACCTTGATCAACTAGTCGAGGGACTGCAGCAGGTTGTTTTAAATGATTAG
- the LOC131021806 gene encoding major pollen allergen Lol p 11-like produces the protein MAKFLLLLLAAFVASASAAHFASDSFLLQGCVYCDTCRCGYETSASKYLANAVVRVECRSRGKNSELTYTKEGVTDSAGKYKILVESDRADDFCDAVLVKSPDPECSTPDAGRDRARVILTNNNGMSSRTRFANALGFVKRTPLASCPQILQQYQESEE, from the exons ATGGCGAAATTCTTGCTTCTCCTCCTTGCTGCTTTTGTTGCGTCCGCTTCTGCCGCCCATTTCGCTAGCGACTCATTTCTTCTGCAGGGTTGTGTTTACTGCGACACCTGCCGCTGCGGCTACGAGACTTCAGCCTCCAAATACCTTGCTA ATGCTGTTGTGAGAGTGGAATGCAGAAGCAGGGGAAAAAACTCCGAACTTACGTACACTAAGGAGGGCGTGACGGACTCAGCTGGAAAATACAAGATCCTAGTGGAGAGCGACCGAGCAGATGACTTCTGCGATGCAGTGCTTGTGAAGAGCCCAGATCCCGAATGCAGCACCCCTGATGCAGGCCGTGACCGTGCTCGTGTTATCCTCACCAACAACAACGGCATGAGCTCACGTACTCGCTTTGCCAACGCCCTAGGGTTTGTCAAGAGAACGCCCCTGGCTAGCTGCCCTCAGATCCTTCAGCAGTACCAGGAATCTGAGGAGTAA
- the LOC131023465 gene encoding uncharacterized protein LOC131023465 — protein MPHPGAMEVERWNAPAAKEMVASSYRFDPPPPRPRKKRIVVRRDREGGAERLHRDYFFVDPVYGPQFFRRRFRMSRELFLRIVNALEVDPYFQQRPDAIGRLSFSPIQKCTAAVRQLAYGTAADCCDEYLRIGEMTALECLKKFCKAVVRIFGGTYLRRPTAADVQRITTMHEARHGFPGMLGSLDCMHWGWKNCPVAWHGAYTRGDQGEPTIISEAVASQDLWIWHAFFGVAGSNNDINVLHQSTLFNDVLAGHEAAVHFLANNSHHTRGYYLTDGIYPDWPVFVKSFQFPNDEKKRRFKVMQEAARKDVERAFGVLQARWGGNASNFDGDGGEGPSSPPQTQFNSGAPPEFAAYLARNASLKDARLHARLLNDLVEHLWARFGPVDP, from the exons ATGCCGCACCCGGGTGCAATGGAGGTGGAGCGATGGAACGCTCCTGCTGCGAAGGAGATGG TGGCAAGTTCATATCGTTTCGATCCACCTCCACCACGCCCGAGGAAGAAGCGGATAGTGGTTCGTCGTGACCGTGAAGGTGGAGCCGAGCGCCTCCATCGcgattatttttttgttgatCCTGTTTATGGGCCACAATTCTTTCGCCGTCGATTTCGCATGAGCCGGGAGTTGTTTCTACGCATTGTCAATGCGCTAGAAGTCGATCCTTACTTCCAACAACGTCCGGATGCTATTGGCCGCTTAAGCTTCTCCCCGATCCAGAAGTGCACTGCCGCTGTTCGACAATTGGCATACGGAACTGCTGCTGATTGTTGTGACGAATATCTCCGTATAGGAGAGATGACGGCGTTGGAATGCTTGAAGAAATTCTGCAAGGCCGTCGTTCGTATCTTTGGCGGCACGTATTTGAGGCGGCCAACAGCTGCCGATGTGCAACGCATCACTACAATGCACGAAGCCCGCCATGGGTTCCCGGGAATGTTGGGGAGcctagactgcatgcattggggaTGGAAGAATTGCCCCGTGGCTTGGCACGGCGCCTACACTCGAGGGGATCAAGGCGAGCCAACAATTATATCAGAGGCCGTTGCTTCACAAGATTTGTGGATCTGGCATGCATTCTTTGGAGTCGCTGGGTCCAACAACGACATAAACGTGCTCCACCAGTCCACGCTATTCAACGATGTTTTAGCGGGGCATGAAGCGGCTGTGCACTTCCTCGCCAACAATTCTCACCACACTCGAGGATACTACTTAACAGACGGCATCTATCCGGACTGGCCGGTGTTCGTGAAGAGCTTCCAGTTTCCGAACGATGAGAAGAAGCGGAGGTTCAAGGTGATGCAAGAAGCTGCAAGGAAGGATGTGGAACGAGCTTTCGGTGTTCTTCAGGCTCGGTGGG GTGGAAATGCAAGTAATTTTGACGGTGACGGTGGCGAGGGACCAAGTTCTCCTCCTCAAACACAATTCAATTCCGGAGCACCACCGGAGTTCGCCGCCTATTTGGCACGGAATGCAAGCTTGAAGGATGCACGATTGCATGCTCGCCTCCTCAATGATTTGGTTGAGCATCTATGGGCACGCTTTGGTCCAGTTGACCCGTAG